A genome region from Aestuariivirga litoralis includes the following:
- a CDS encoding F0F1 ATP synthase subunit gamma: MASLKDLRNRIASVKATRKITKAMQMVAAAKLRRAQEAAVAARPFSVRMASVLSNLASAVAGKAGAPALLAGTGKDQVHLLIIATAERGLCGGFNTSIVRLAREHAERLLATGKTVKILTVGKKGNDSLKRAYGKYIIDAVDFRGVKQLGFENAEGVARKVIELFNAGEFDVATLFFSEFKSVISQKPTALQLIPAQVDTGAAPDLGGAVYDVEPEEEVILADLLPRNIGIQIFRALLENAASEQGARMSAMDNATRNAGDMINKLSIKYNRQRQAQITKELIEIISGAEAL; encoded by the coding sequence ACACGCAAGATCACCAAGGCCATGCAGATGGTGGCCGCGGCGAAATTGCGCCGCGCCCAGGAAGCAGCTGTGGCCGCGCGTCCCTTCTCGGTGCGCATGGCTTCGGTTCTCTCCAATCTGGCATCGGCTGTGGCCGGCAAGGCTGGCGCGCCTGCATTGCTCGCCGGCACCGGCAAGGACCAGGTGCATCTGCTGATCATCGCAACGGCTGAACGCGGGTTGTGCGGCGGTTTCAATACATCGATCGTGCGCTTGGCGCGCGAACATGCCGAACGTTTGCTCGCAACCGGCAAGACGGTGAAGATTCTCACTGTCGGCAAGAAGGGCAATGACTCGCTCAAGCGCGCCTACGGCAAATACATTATCGATGCAGTGGATTTCCGCGGCGTGAAGCAACTCGGTTTCGAGAATGCTGAAGGCGTTGCACGCAAAGTGATCGAGCTGTTCAACGCCGGTGAATTCGACGTCGCCACATTGTTCTTCTCGGAATTCAAATCGGTGATATCGCAGAAGCCCACGGCCTTGCAGCTGATCCCGGCCCAGGTTGATACCGGTGCTGCGCCTGATCTGGGCGGCGCCGTCTATGACGTGGAACCCGAAGAAGAAGTCATCCTGGCTGATCTTCTGCCGCGCAATATCGGCATCCAGATTTTCCGCGCGCTGCTCGAAAACGCAGCGTCTGAACAAGGTGCACGCATGAGCGCGATGGATAATGCCACGCGCAATGCCGGTGACATGATCAACAAGCTGTCGATCAAGTATAACCGCCAGCGCCAGGCGCAGATCACCAAGGAACTCATCGAAATCATTTCCGGCGCGGAAGCGCTGTAA